The Mya arenaria isolate MELC-2E11 chromosome 16, ASM2691426v1 genome includes a window with the following:
- the LOC128221867 gene encoding multiple epidermal growth factor-like domains protein 11, with protein MNYLIFKLCVLLSFAISSLAVTVKEDGKEVDCSVPCACCREGRKRCGKSHICDSGCIDTVYGNRCEHLCKANCYTCQQSKGTTCTTCRETFYDIDSSCGKTCSVGCIGGKCNYLDGTCSCRKNFKGERCEACVDGRYGSTCDQVCSFGCATLSCDKNTGFCECNGFFIGPKCEICAVGDYGFPGYTGLKCGTVFKASIGDDFFLVCAGVIVAVMVTVVVVMLIVRCNRKKANDAIPKGIKTSNRKSGETDFKLMYEYLDEKTRE; from the exons ATGAATTATCTGATCTTCAAACTGTGTGTTCTTCTTAGCTTCGCAATTTCAAGCTTAGCAG TGACCGTAAAAGAAGATGGTAAGGAGGTAGACTGTAGTGTCCCATGCGCTTGTTGTAGAGAAGGACGAAAACGTTGTGGAAAAAGTCATATTTGCGATTCTGGCTGCATTGATACAGTATATGGTAACAGATGTGAACATCTTTGTAAAGCCAACTGTTATACGTGTCAACAATCGAAGGGGACAACCTGTACGACATGTAGGGAAACATTTTATGATATCGACAGTAGCTGTGGTAAGACCTGCTCAGTCGGGTGTATTGGTGGAAAATGCAACTATCTAGATGGCACATGCTCATGTCGTAAAAACTTCAAAGGAGAAAGATGCGAAGCGTGTGTTGACGGACGGTATGGTTCAACCTGTGATCAGGTTTGCAGTTTTGGCTGTGCAACACTTTCCTGTGACAAAAACACTGGTTTTTGTGAATGCAATGGCTTTTTTATAGGCCCTAAATGTGAAATATGTGCAGTTGGAGATTATGGTTTTCCGGGCTACACTGGATTGAAATGTGGAACAG tttttaaagcTAGCATTGgcgatgatttttttttggtgtgTGCCGGAGTTATAGTGGCGGTAATGGTGACTGTGGTGGTTGTGATGTTAATAGTGAG ATGTAACAGGAAGAAGGCCAACGACGCAATACCAAAAGGGATAAAAACCAGCAATCGAAAATCTGGAGAGACAG ATTTCAAACTCATGTACGAGTATTTAGACGAAAAAACACGTGAATAA